From Streptomyces yatensis, one genomic window encodes:
- a CDS encoding carbohydrate ABC transporter permease, giving the protein MVLPFLVVALNAVKSPAEYSANGPLSLPEGIHLDGLRDFWQRVDFGRKLFNSALISGSVAVLAALLSVLNAYAIGIGRVRGRPWVLAFFVLANMLPQEALVYPVYYLSKQVGLYDTRLSVIIVFTVIQSAFGTYLLSSVLGAFPKEVIEAARIDGANKWQVLWRVVVPVSRPTLGVLLVFFFIWTWNEFLLPLVMLISNDNQTVSVALGVLQGQRLMDATMTNAAALLGVLPAFCFFLIFQRTLTRGIAMGAVK; this is encoded by the coding sequence ATGGTGCTGCCGTTTCTCGTGGTGGCCCTCAACGCGGTGAAATCGCCCGCGGAGTACTCGGCGAACGGCCCGCTGAGCCTGCCCGAGGGGATCCATCTGGACGGGCTGCGGGACTTCTGGCAGCGGGTGGACTTCGGCCGGAAGCTCTTCAACTCAGCGCTGATATCGGGCTCGGTGGCGGTGCTCGCCGCGCTGCTGTCGGTGCTCAACGCGTATGCGATCGGCATCGGGCGGGTCAGGGGCCGCCCCTGGGTGCTGGCCTTCTTCGTGCTGGCCAACATGCTGCCGCAGGAGGCCCTGGTCTATCCCGTCTACTACCTGTCCAAGCAGGTGGGCCTGTACGACACCCGGCTGAGCGTGATCATCGTCTTCACCGTGATCCAGTCGGCCTTCGGCACCTATCTGCTCTCCTCCGTGCTCGGCGCCTTCCCCAAGGAGGTCATCGAGGCGGCCCGGATCGACGGCGCCAACAAGTGGCAGGTGCTGTGGCGGGTGGTGGTGCCGGTCAGCCGCCCCACCCTCGGGGTGCTGCTGGTCTTCTTCTTCATCTGGACCTGGAACGAGTTCCTGCTGCCCCTGGTGATGCTGATCTCCAACGACAACCAGACGGTCTCGGTGGCGCTCGGCGTCCTCCAGGGCCAGCGGCTGATGGACGCCACCATGACCAACGCGGCGGCCCTGCTCGGGGTGCTCCCCGCGTTCTGCTTCTTCCTGATCTTCCAGCGGACCCTGACCCGTGGCATCGCCATGGGCGCGGTCAAATGA
- a CDS encoding carbohydrate ABC transporter permease: MSTHSPGVPDSHAVQGRRREYPYALFLLPGALAFLAVIVVPFLMNTGISLTHWQGVGSPKWAGLDNYRALLDDSAFWESFRHSLAMVVAMAVLPTALGLVLAAALFDYIAKHIGTRTASVLRACFYLPQVLPIAVAGIVWSWILAPEGGALNEALDAVGLGSLRHDWLGDPDFALYSVMAVMVWVQLGFPLVVFMAGLQRADPSLHEAAELDGASWWRRFWHVTLPQIRPEISVVLLWCTIAALKVFGAVYVLTKGGPGGATNVPSYFSFQSFFEKTQVGYGSAVSTALTVIILALALVALRLQTRAEDR; encoded by the coding sequence ATGAGCACCCACAGCCCCGGCGTACCGGACAGCCACGCCGTACAAGGGCGCCGCCGCGAGTATCCGTACGCCCTCTTCCTGCTCCCCGGCGCGCTCGCCTTCCTCGCCGTCATCGTCGTCCCGTTCCTGATGAACACCGGGATCAGCCTCACCCACTGGCAGGGGGTGGGCAGCCCGAAGTGGGCCGGTCTCGACAACTACCGCGCCCTGCTGGACGACTCCGCCTTCTGGGAGTCCTTCCGGCACAGCCTCGCCATGGTGGTGGCGATGGCGGTGCTCCCCACCGCGCTGGGCCTGGTGCTGGCCGCCGCGCTCTTCGACTACATCGCCAAGCACATCGGCACCCGCACCGCGAGCGTGCTGCGCGCCTGCTTCTATCTGCCGCAGGTCCTGCCGATCGCGGTGGCCGGGATCGTCTGGAGCTGGATCCTGGCCCCGGAGGGCGGCGCGCTGAACGAGGCGCTGGACGCCGTCGGCCTCGGCTCGCTGCGCCATGACTGGCTGGGCGACCCGGACTTCGCGCTGTACAGCGTGATGGCCGTGATGGTGTGGGTCCAGCTCGGCTTTCCGCTGGTGGTCTTCATGGCGGGGCTGCAGCGCGCCGATCCGTCCCTGCACGAGGCGGCCGAGCTGGACGGGGCCTCGTGGTGGCGGCGGTTCTGGCATGTGACGCTGCCGCAGATCCGCCCGGAGATCTCCGTCGTGCTGCTGTGGTGCACCATCGCGGCGCTGAAGGTCTTCGGCGCGGTGTATGTGCTCACCAAGGGCGGGCCCGGTGGGGCCACCAATGTCCCCTCGTACTTCTCCTTCCAGTCCTTCTTCGAGAAGACGCAGGTCGGCTACGGCTCCGCGGTCTCCACCGCCCTCACCGTGATCATCCTGGCGCTGGCCCTGGTGGCCTTGCGCCTGCAAACCCGGGCGGAGGACCGGTGA
- a CDS encoding extracellular solute-binding protein gives MLTARKRTKRTVAFIAAALAGALVMAGCGGGGDEAGDGKSLRLWHYEAPNSAMGIAWKQAIAEFKKSHPGVTVKVEEKGFEQIQKTASMVLNSGDAPDLMEYNKGNATTGLLSKQGLLTDLTPQVTKHGWDKPLSPGVRTTSRYDAQGVMGSGNWYGIPNYAEYTMVFYNKTLFAKHHIKVPTTFAEFTAALQAFQDKGVTPLASAGAEYPAHQYVYQLALTKADRSWVDAYEQYQGKPDFHDAAWTYGATTFADWVKKGYVAKSSSGAKAEDAGAAFIAGKYPMFFSGSWWFGRFTSEMKDQWGTFPFPGSKLTLGSGGNLWVVPKGAKNKELAYDFIDITMKKGIQNTLGNHGGVPVAADPSAITDPQSKRLIQDFTAYADGDGLAFYPDWPVPGFYDTLVSETQKLITGSADPEAYLDALKKAYDAGAPKG, from the coding sequence ATGTTGACGGCACGGAAACGGACGAAACGAACGGTGGCCTTCATCGCGGCCGCACTCGCGGGAGCCCTGGTCATGGCGGGTTGCGGGGGCGGCGGGGACGAGGCCGGGGACGGCAAGTCGCTCAGGCTGTGGCACTACGAGGCGCCCAACAGCGCCATGGGCATCGCCTGGAAGCAGGCGATCGCGGAGTTCAAGAAGAGCCATCCGGGCGTCACGGTGAAGGTCGAGGAGAAGGGCTTCGAACAGATCCAGAAGACCGCCTCGATGGTCCTCAACTCCGGTGACGCACCCGACCTGATGGAGTACAACAAGGGCAACGCCACCACCGGGCTGCTCTCCAAACAGGGCCTCCTCACCGACCTCACGCCCCAGGTCACCAAACACGGCTGGGACAAGCCGCTCAGCCCCGGGGTGCGCACCACCAGCCGCTACGACGCCCAGGGCGTGATGGGCTCCGGCAATTGGTACGGGATTCCCAACTACGCCGAGTACACGATGGTCTTCTACAACAAGACCCTCTTCGCGAAGCACCACATCAAGGTCCCGACCACCTTCGCCGAATTCACCGCCGCCCTCCAGGCGTTCCAGGACAAGGGCGTCACCCCGCTCGCCAGCGCGGGCGCCGAATACCCCGCCCACCAGTACGTCTACCAGCTCGCCCTCACCAAGGCCGACCGGTCCTGGGTGGACGCCTACGAGCAGTACCAGGGCAAGCCGGACTTCCACGACGCCGCCTGGACCTATGGCGCCACCACCTTCGCCGACTGGGTGAAGAAGGGCTATGTCGCCAAGAGTTCGAGCGGGGCGAAAGCCGAGGACGCGGGCGCGGCCTTCATCGCGGGGAAGTACCCGATGTTCTTCTCCGGCAGCTGGTGGTTCGGCCGCTTCACCTCCGAGATGAAGGACCAGTGGGGCACCTTCCCCTTCCCCGGCTCCAAGCTCACGCTCGGCTCCGGCGGCAATCTCTGGGTCGTCCCCAAGGGCGCCAAGAACAAGGAGCTCGCCTACGACTTCATCGACATCACGATGAAGAAGGGCATCCAGAACACCCTCGGCAACCACGGCGGCGTGCCCGTGGCCGCCGATCCGTCGGCGATCACCGATCCCCAGTCCAAGCGCCTGATCCAGGACTTCACCGCCTACGCCGACGGCGACGGCCTGGCCTTCTACCCCGACTGGCCGGTCCCCGGCTTCTACGACACCCTCGTCTCCGAGACCCAGAAGCTGATCACCGGCAGCGCGGATCCCGAGGCGTATCTGGACGCGCTGAAGAAGGCGTACGACGCGGGCGCGCCGAAGGGATGA
- a CDS encoding LysR family transcriptional regulator, with translation MELRHLRYALALSEHAHFGRAAAALGIRQPPLSQQIKALETELGVQLFDRTGHGVRPTAAGEAFLARARQVLDHLDLAVRDAADAGRGETGSLAIGFLGTALAAVLPEVLTAFRTRRPQVRLELRELPSTRQIEALLDGSLDAGVICGPPPAAARRRLASVPLGRETLVAAVPSGHPLTGAASVPVRALDGEPLILSSRQAEPAAADVALAVCRAAGVEPRIAHEAHNLHTLLGLVACGLGIGIGPAGMRRFRHVGVTLLPLEPAAAGLEFHLAHRFGTVPSVLGAFLRTVRQVHRG, from the coding sequence ATGGAGCTGCGCCATCTGCGTTATGCGCTCGCCCTCTCCGAGCACGCCCACTTCGGCCGGGCCGCCGCCGCGCTGGGCATCCGGCAGCCGCCGCTGTCCCAGCAGATCAAGGCGCTGGAGACCGAGTTGGGCGTACAGCTCTTCGACCGCACCGGGCACGGGGTGCGGCCCACCGCCGCGGGTGAGGCGTTCCTGGCCCGGGCCCGGCAGGTGCTGGACCATCTCGACCTCGCCGTACGGGACGCGGCCGACGCCGGCCGGGGCGAGACCGGTTCGCTCGCCATCGGCTTCCTCGGCACCGCGCTGGCCGCCGTGCTGCCCGAGGTGCTCACCGCCTTCCGGACCCGCCGCCCGCAGGTCCGGCTGGAGCTGCGCGAACTCCCCAGCACCCGGCAGATCGAGGCGCTGCTGGACGGCAGCCTGGACGCCGGGGTCATCTGCGGCCCGCCGCCCGCGGCCGCCCGGCGGCGGCTGGCCAGCGTCCCACTGGGCCGGGAGACCCTGGTGGCGGCGGTGCCGTCCGGCCATCCGCTGACCGGCGCCGCGTCCGTGCCCGTACGGGCGCTGGACGGCGAGCCGCTGATCCTCTCCTCGCGGCAGGCCGAGCCCGCCGCCGCCGATGTGGCGCTCGCCGTTTGCCGCGCCGCCGGGGTCGAGCCGAGGATCGCGCATGAGGCTCACAATCTGCACACCCTGCTCGGGCTGGTCGCCTGCGGGCTGGGGATCGGCATCGGACCGGCGGGGATGCGGCGGTTCCGGCATGTGGGGGTGACCCTGCTGCCGCTGGAACCGGCCGCCGCCGGGCTGGAGTTCCACCTCGCGCATCGCTTCGGCACGGTGCCGAGCGTCCTGGGCGCCTTCCTCCGCACGGTGCGCCAGGTCCATCGGGGCTGA
- a CDS encoding alpha/beta fold hydrolase, translating into MNVTREQREHQERREHQEHQQHQDHQEHCETTIEDVRLHWVRAGSGTPVVLLHGWPQTWYAWRKVIPELARDHEVFAVDLPGLGDSGSSPRGHGVRIAADLLDDWRAGLGLDQVHVVGHDLGGPIGYAWAAAHPAHVRSFTLLAVPLHGFGLSELIARAGLWHFGFFSVPGLAEQLAAGRERILLEHFYAHAMESGAIRPADVDTYLSSYTRPGRLANGFAYYRNAPADTAALTELARTRLPMPTLAVGCGRAGGAAPLHSLGQVAPATRGAVLDDSGHYLPEERPGPLLSLLRPFLAEADGSVPL; encoded by the coding sequence ATGAACGTGACACGAGAACAGCGAGAGCACCAGGAACGCCGGGAACACCAAGAGCACCAACAGCACCAAGACCACCAAGAACATTGCGAAACGACGATCGAGGACGTACGGCTGCACTGGGTACGGGCGGGGTCGGGAACCCCCGTCGTCCTGCTCCACGGCTGGCCGCAGACCTGGTACGCCTGGCGCAAGGTGATCCCCGAACTCGCCCGCGACCACGAGGTGTTCGCGGTGGACCTGCCGGGCCTCGGCGACTCGGGCTCCTCCCCGCGCGGCCACGGCGTCCGGATCGCCGCCGACCTCCTCGACGACTGGCGCGCCGGACTGGGCCTGGATCAGGTCCATGTCGTCGGCCACGATCTGGGCGGCCCCATCGGCTATGCGTGGGCCGCCGCCCACCCCGCCCATGTGCGCAGCTTCACCCTGCTCGCCGTGCCGCTGCACGGCTTCGGGCTGAGTGAGCTGATCGCCCGCGCCGGGCTCTGGCACTTCGGCTTCTTCTCGGTGCCCGGTCTCGCGGAGCAGCTGGCGGCGGGCCGGGAGCGGATCCTGCTGGAGCACTTCTACGCACACGCCATGGAGAGCGGGGCCATCCGCCCCGCCGATGTCGACACCTATCTGAGCAGCTACACCCGGCCGGGCCGGCTGGCCAACGGCTTCGCGTACTACCGCAACGCCCCCGCGGACACGGCCGCCCTCACCGAACTCGCCCGCACGAGGCTGCCGATGCCCACCCTGGCCGTCGGCTGCGGCCGGGCCGGGGGCGCGGCCCCTCTCCACAGCCTCGGCCAGGTCGCCCCGGCGACCCGCGGTGCCGTGCTCGACGACAGCGGCCACTACCTCCCGGAGGAGCGCCCGGGCCCCTTGCTGTCGCTGCTCAGGCCCTTCCTGGCGGAGGCGGACGGGTCCGTACCGCTATGA
- a CDS encoding MFS transporter, whose protein sequence is MILFLASRPVVPRPTRPASRPASRPASRPGAAPAPPRRRRSPLAPYRRLFAAPGALAFTLAALVGRLPGSMLGVSTVLMIATVRDSYALAGAVSATGVAVTAVAGPLLGRLVDRYGQARVAVPAVLVFVAGATAMVLCVHLAAPAWALFCCAAGSSGVPSLGAMTRARWAALHRDDPAARHTAASFEQVVDEVCFMAGPALAMVLCTAVLPEAGLVTAAALLLTGTLLFAAQRRTEPPPEPHSTRGRVLLTPALRVVLLTFLATGAVFGSMEVATVAAVGSYGGSTASSAVLALQAAGSCAAGLVFGALPPRGTAGGRMVAGVAAMALAVLPLLTAHSLATLAPLLFLAGMATAPTMITGMTLVHRLLPSSRLNEGMTTVYTGLLIGISTGAAVGGWTVDHLAPTSAYLTPATAAALAFTIAWSGRGRLRAPLPSA, encoded by the coding sequence GTGATCCTCTTCCTCGCCTCCCGGCCCGTCGTGCCGCGTCCCACCCGCCCCGCCTCCCGGCCCGCTTCCCGGCCAGCTTCCCGGCCCGGCGCCGCTCCCGCCCCACCGCGCCGCCGCCGGTCGCCGCTCGCCCCGTACCGCCGGCTCTTCGCCGCCCCCGGTGCGCTCGCCTTCACGCTCGCGGCCCTCGTCGGACGGCTGCCGGGCTCGATGCTCGGCGTCTCCACGGTGCTGATGATCGCCACGGTGCGGGACTCCTACGCGCTCGCGGGCGCCGTCTCGGCGACCGGAGTCGCGGTGACGGCGGTCGCGGGGCCGCTGCTGGGGCGGCTGGTCGACCGGTACGGGCAGGCCAGGGTCGCGGTTCCCGCCGTCCTCGTCTTCGTGGCCGGGGCGACCGCCATGGTGCTGTGCGTCCACCTCGCCGCCCCGGCCTGGGCGCTGTTCTGCTGCGCGGCGGGCTCGTCCGGCGTGCCCAGCCTGGGCGCGATGACCCGCGCCCGCTGGGCCGCGCTGCACCGCGACGACCCGGCCGCCCGGCACACCGCCGCCTCCTTCGAGCAGGTCGTCGACGAGGTCTGCTTCATGGCCGGGCCCGCGCTGGCCATGGTGCTGTGCACGGCGGTGCTACCCGAGGCGGGGCTGGTCACGGCGGCGGCGCTGCTGCTCACCGGCACCCTGCTGTTCGCCGCCCAGCGCCGCACCGAACCACCGCCGGAACCGCACTCCACCCGGGGCCGCGTGCTCCTCACCCCCGCCCTGCGGGTCGTCCTGCTGACCTTCCTCGCGACCGGTGCGGTCTTCGGCTCGATGGAGGTGGCGACGGTCGCCGCCGTCGGCTCGTACGGGGGCTCCACGGCGAGCAGCGCCGTCCTCGCCCTCCAGGCCGCCGGGTCCTGCGCCGCCGGGCTGGTCTTCGGCGCGCTGCCACCGCGCGGTACGGCCGGGGGCCGCATGGTGGCGGGCGTGGCCGCGATGGCCCTGGCCGTCCTCCCCCTCCTGACCGCCCACAGCCTCGCCACCCTCGCCCCGCTGCTCTTCCTGGCGGGCATGGCCACGGCCCCCACGATGATCACCGGCATGACCCTGGTCCACCGTCTGCTCCCGTCGTCCCGCCTCAACGAGGGGATGACCACCGTGTACACCGGCCTGCTCATCGGCATCTCCACGGGCGCCGCGGTGGGCGGCTGGACGGTGGACCACCTGGCCCCCACCTCGGCCTATCTCACCCCGGCGACGGCAGCCGCCCTCGCCTTCACCATCGCCTGGTCGGGCCGGGGTCGTCTGCGGGCCCCGCTACCGTCGGCCTGA
- a CDS encoding LysR family transcriptional regulator, whose translation MVRVNRDIEPRLLRAFTAVADELHFTRAAARLYVAQQALSRDIRRLERELGAELFVRTTRQVALTAAGERLLPYARRVLHAQDDLAAAFSGAERRPLLVDVGAPVSTGSQVLTEARRRLGPETELVARFHSGLAGAAGELLAGRLDVSFGRAHGLDPALLARLEHRLIRYERIAVVLREDHPLAGLEEIPLAALAGETLYAAAGNPTTTEWTDLAAQLFAGRGIAMAEPFPEIEGDEEFIRVVTKRRWSVLASEVFIHLPGTVLRPLTDPVPLSPVSLLWRRDLHHPGLDALHAAAHTLATTSDWLTRPPGAWLPGPEAGGIRDLRMAE comes from the coding sequence ATGGTGCGGGTGAACCGGGACATCGAACCGCGCCTGTTGCGCGCCTTCACCGCCGTCGCGGACGAACTGCACTTCACCCGCGCCGCCGCCCGCCTCTACGTCGCCCAGCAGGCCCTCAGCCGCGACATCCGCCGTCTGGAGCGGGAGTTGGGCGCGGAGCTGTTCGTCCGCACCACCCGCCAGGTCGCCCTCACGGCCGCGGGCGAGCGGCTGCTCCCGTACGCCCGGCGGGTGCTCCACGCCCAGGACGACCTGGCGGCGGCCTTCAGCGGGGCCGAGCGCCGCCCGCTGCTGGTGGACGTGGGCGCACCGGTGAGCACGGGGAGCCAGGTGCTGACGGAGGCGCGGCGCCGCCTCGGCCCCGAGACCGAGCTGGTGGCCCGCTTCCACAGCGGGCTGGCCGGGGCCGCCGGCGAACTCCTCGCCGGCCGCCTCGACGTCTCCTTCGGCCGGGCCCATGGCCTCGACCCCGCCCTGCTCGCCCGGCTGGAACACCGCCTCATCCGCTATGAGCGCATCGCCGTGGTCCTGCGCGAGGACCATCCGCTGGCCGGACTCGAGGAGATCCCGTTGGCCGCGCTCGCGGGCGAGACCCTGTACGCGGCGGCGGGCAACCCCACCACCACCGAGTGGACCGACCTGGCCGCACAGCTCTTCGCGGGGCGCGGGATCGCGATGGCGGAGCCGTTCCCGGAGATCGAGGGGGACGAGGAGTTCATCCGGGTGGTGACCAAACGCCGCTGGTCGGTGCTGGCCAGCGAGGTGTTCATCCACCTCCCCGGCACGGTGCTGCGCCCCCTCACCGACCCGGTCCCGCTCTCCCCGGTCTCCCTGCTCTGGCGCCGCGACCTGCACCACCCCGGCCTGGACGCCCTCCACGCGGCGGCCCACACGCTCGCCACCACGTCCGACTGGCTCACCCGCCCACCGGGCGCCTGGCTGCCAGGCCCGGAGGCGGGCGGGATCAGAGATCTTCGTATGGCGGAATGA
- a CDS encoding DUF6247 family protein, with translation MSSQPDHPHDPVVPQPASTPEALRAAVAQVAPGSLAAFDAERAEAVGQARADVSAAPLRRFTRQWAVNVAIARHPARAARLRKLEALIAETDDLVQAREAATEVGRILDVAFAEAGLKRGDA, from the coding sequence ATGAGCAGCCAGCCGGACCACCCGCACGACCCGGTGGTGCCACAACCCGCCAGCACACCGGAGGCGCTGCGCGCGGCAGTGGCGCAGGTCGCCCCTGGGTCCCTGGCCGCCTTCGACGCCGAGCGCGCCGAAGCGGTGGGGCAGGCCCGCGCCGATGTGAGCGCGGCCCCGCTGCGCCGCTTCACCCGGCAATGGGCGGTCAATGTGGCGATCGCGCGCCACCCGGCGCGCGCTGCCCGTCTCCGCAAGTTGGAAGCGCTGATCGCGGAAACGGACGACCTCGTCCAGGCTCGCGAGGCCGCCACGGAAGTCGGCCGGATCCTGGACGTCGCGTTCGCCGAGGCCGGGCTGAAACGAGGAGACGCGTGA
- a CDS encoding nitrate/nitrite transporter encodes MTAPTTTAARKGGRWIEQWDPEDETFWREKGERIATRNLVFSILSEHIGFSIWSLWSVMVLFMGPEYGVDAAGKFFLVAMPTLVGGILRVPYTFAVARFGGRNWTIISAATLLVPAIAAAVVMEPGTSYTTFMVVAALTGVGGGNFASSMTNINSFYPLRKKGWALGLNAGGGNIGVPVIQLIGLLVIGTAGAAHPRLVLAVYLPLIVVAVALSALFMDNLAPVRNDSGAAKEAARDAHTWIVSLLYIGTFGSFIGYSFAFGLVLQNQFDRTPLQAASLTFIGPLLGSLIRPVGGRLADTRGGAKITLWTFAAMAAATLVVVYASAQKSLPVFLTGFIALFALSGLGNGATFKMIPGIFRAKALARGLKGEEAASYGRRLSGAAMGLIGAVGALGGLGINLVFRESFASAHSGTPAFVSFLAFYAVCSAVTWAVYLRGARPAPAPPAAGEPGVHDPRPERQPAYADV; translated from the coding sequence ATGACTGCCCCGACCACCACCGCCGCGCGCAAGGGGGGCCGCTGGATCGAGCAGTGGGACCCGGAGGACGAGACGTTCTGGAGGGAGAAGGGGGAGCGGATCGCCACCCGGAATCTGGTCTTCTCGATCCTCTCCGAGCACATCGGGTTCTCCATCTGGAGCCTGTGGTCGGTGATGGTGCTGTTCATGGGGCCGGAGTACGGCGTCGACGCGGCCGGGAAGTTCTTCCTGGTGGCCATGCCCACGCTGGTCGGCGGGATCCTGCGGGTCCCGTACACCTTCGCCGTCGCCCGGTTCGGCGGGCGCAACTGGACGATCATCAGCGCGGCGACGCTCCTCGTGCCCGCGATCGCCGCCGCCGTGGTGATGGAGCCCGGGACCTCCTACACCACCTTCATGGTGGTGGCGGCCCTCACCGGTGTCGGCGGCGGCAACTTCGCCTCGTCCATGACCAACATCAACTCCTTCTATCCGCTGCGGAAGAAGGGCTGGGCGCTCGGGCTCAACGCGGGCGGCGGCAACATCGGCGTGCCCGTGATCCAGCTCATCGGGCTGCTGGTCATCGGCACCGCAGGCGCGGCCCATCCACGGCTCGTGCTCGCCGTCTACCTCCCGCTGATCGTGGTCGCGGTGGCGCTCTCCGCGCTGTTCATGGACAACCTGGCGCCGGTGCGCAACGACTCCGGGGCGGCCAAGGAGGCGGCGCGGGACGCCCACACCTGGATCGTGTCGCTGCTCTACATCGGCACCTTCGGTTCGTTCATCGGCTACAGCTTCGCCTTCGGCCTGGTGCTGCAGAACCAGTTCGACCGCACCCCGCTGCAGGCCGCCTCGCTCACCTTCATCGGCCCGCTGCTCGGCTCGCTCATCCGCCCCGTCGGCGGGCGGCTCGCCGACACCCGCGGCGGCGCGAAGATCACCCTGTGGACCTTCGCCGCGATGGCCGCCGCGACCCTCGTGGTCGTCTACGCCTCCGCGCAGAAGTCGCTGCCCGTCTTCCTCACCGGCTTCATCGCCCTCTTCGCCCTCAGCGGACTCGGCAACGGCGCCACCTTCAAGATGATCCCCGGCATCTTCCGGGCGAAGGCCCTCGCCCGGGGCCTGAAGGGCGAGGAGGCCGCGTCCTACGGGCGGCGGCTCTCGGGCGCGGCGATGGGGCTGATCGGGGCGGTCGGCGCGCTCGGCGGGCTCGGGATCAACCTCGTCTTCCGGGAGTCGTTCGCGAGCGCCCACTCCGGCACCCCCGCCTTCGTCTCCTTCCTCGCCTTCTACGCCGTGTGCTCCGCGGTGACCTGGGCCGTATACCTCCGCGGCGCCCGTCCGGCCCCGGCGCCGCCCGCCGCCGGCGAGCCGGGCGTGCATGATCCGCGGCCGGAGCGGCAACCCGCGTACGCGGATGTGTGA
- a CDS encoding uroporphyrinogen-III synthase gives MHREQTGAAAAAEAPVGPLAGFTVGVTAARRADELGALLRRRGAAVMHAPALRIVPLADDSELLAATKQLIDHAPHVVIATTAIGFRGWVEAADGWGLGDALLDRLREVRLLARGPKVRGAIRAAGLTEEWSPPSESMAEVLERLLDEGVEGQRIAIQLHGEPLPGFIESLRAGGAEVVGVPVYRWMPPEDIGPVDRLLDATVARALDAVTFTSAPAAASLLDRAERRGMREELLDALRHDVLPACVGPVTALPLEAHDIPTSQPERFRLGPLVQLLTAELPARVRPLPVAGRRLEIRGHAVVVDGELRTVPPAGMALLRALARRPGWVVARAELLRTLPGAGRDEHAVETAMARLRTALGSPKLIQTVVKRGYRLALDPAAETKYADA, from the coding sequence ATGCACCGAGAACAGACCGGAGCCGCTGCCGCCGCCGAGGCGCCCGTCGGCCCTCTCGCCGGATTCACCGTGGGCGTCACCGCGGCACGGCGCGCGGATGAGCTCGGCGCGCTGCTGCGGCGCCGCGGCGCGGCCGTGATGCACGCGCCGGCGCTGCGGATCGTGCCGCTGGCCGACGACTCCGAACTCCTGGCCGCCACCAAGCAGTTGATCGACCACGCCCCGCACGTCGTCATCGCCACCACCGCCATCGGCTTCCGCGGCTGGGTCGAGGCCGCCGACGGCTGGGGCCTGGGCGACGCGCTCCTGGACCGGCTGCGCGAGGTGCGGCTGCTGGCCCGCGGGCCCAAGGTGCGCGGGGCGATCCGGGCCGCCGGGCTCACCGAGGAGTGGTCCCCGCCCTCCGAGTCGATGGCCGAGGTGCTCGAGCGACTGCTGGACGAGGGCGTCGAGGGGCAGCGCATCGCCATCCAGCTGCACGGCGAGCCGCTGCCCGGCTTCATCGAGTCCCTGCGCGCCGGGGGAGCGGAGGTGGTCGGGGTGCCGGTCTACCGCTGGATGCCACCGGAGGACATCGGGCCCGTCGACCGCCTGCTGGACGCCACGGTCGCCCGCGCCCTGGACGCCGTCACCTTCACCAGCGCCCCCGCCGCCGCGAGCCTGCTGGACCGGGCCGAACGGCGCGGGATGCGCGAGGAACTCCTGGACGCCCTCCGCCACGACGTGCTGCCCGCCTGCGTCGGCCCCGTCACCGCGCTCCCGCTGGAGGCCCACGACATCCCCACCTCCCAGCCCGAACGGTTCCGCCTCGGCCCCCTCGTCCAGCTGCTGACCGCGGAACTCCCGGCCCGGGTGCGCCCGTTGCCGGTCGCCGGGCGACGCCTGGAGATCCGCGGCCACGCGGTGGTCGTCGACGGCGAACTGCGCACCGTGCCACCCGCGGGCATGGCTTTGCTCCGCGCCCTGGCCCGGCGCCCCGGCTGGGTCGTGGCCCGCGCGGAACTGCTGCGCACCCTGCCGGGCGCGGGCCGCGACGAACACGCGGTGGAGACGGCGATGGCCCGCCTGCGTACGGCTCTTGGCTCTCCCAAGCTCATCCAGACCGTGGTCAAGCGGGGGTACAGGCTGGCGCTGGATCCTGCGGCCGAAACGAAGTACGCGGACGCGTAG
- a CDS encoding CGNR zinc finger domain-containing protein: MAAASGYDLRFDSGRICLDLVATVGGRLSEAPVDRLGGVEPLRAWLLGAGLVPGGTSLDVVDHRWLVRFRAARDLLHRIVHTEVEGHAAGADLERMNALAVTAPPALRAVRTPDGTLVRALAGKPDCGALLSQIARDAVQLLTDPVARGQLRRCEGETCSLLYLDTSRGRRRRWCSSEICGNRERVARHRRRVAPNSA, encoded by the coding sequence ATGGCGGCGGCGTCGGGCTACGACCTGCGGTTCGACTCGGGACGGATCTGCCTGGACCTGGTGGCCACGGTCGGCGGCCGGCTCAGCGAGGCCCCCGTCGACCGGCTCGGTGGCGTGGAGCCCCTCAGAGCCTGGCTGCTCGGGGCCGGCCTGGTGCCCGGCGGCACCTCGCTCGACGTCGTGGACCACCGCTGGCTCGTCCGCTTCCGGGCGGCCCGCGATCTGCTGCACCGCATCGTCCACACCGAGGTCGAGGGCCACGCCGCCGGTGCCGACCTGGAGCGGATGAACGCGCTGGCCGTCACCGCGCCGCCCGCCCTGCGCGCCGTACGGACCCCCGACGGCACCCTGGTGCGCGCCCTGGCCGGGAAGCCCGACTGCGGTGCGCTGCTCTCCCAGATCGCCCGGGACGCGGTGCAGTTGCTCACCGACCCGGTGGCACGCGGGCAGTTGCGGCGGTGTGAGGGGGAGACCTGTTCGCTGCTCTACCTCGACACCTCGCGCGGTCGCCGGAGGCGCTGGTGCTCCAGTGAGATCTGCGGGAACCGCGAACGAGTTGCCCGGCACCGCCGTCGGGTGGCCCCGAACAGCGCCTAA